A window of the Helianthus annuus cultivar XRQ/B chromosome 4, HanXRQr2.0-SUNRISE, whole genome shotgun sequence genome harbors these coding sequences:
- the LOC110937099 gene encoding putative 12-oxophytodienoate reductase 11: MANKEGEISLLTPYKMGKFELSHRVVLAPLTRQRCLGYVPQPPMILYYSQRTSKGGFLIAEAAGVSDISQTSPEMPGIWTKEQVEGWKPIVDAVHAKGGMFFCQLIHVGRVLDTVPNGKSPVSSSNKKLAYQQRSPKKLTTQEITLVVDDFRVAARNAIEAGFDGVEIHGAHGYLIDQFLKDEINDRTDEYGGSLENRCRFALEVVDAVVKEIGGDKVGIRLSPFANYSESGDSNPETLGLYMAESLNEFKILYCHMVEPRMKSV; the protein is encoded by the exons ATGGCGAACAAAGAAGGTGAAATCTCTCTTCTGACCCCGTACAAAATGGGGAAATTTGAGCTTTCTCACAG AGTTGTTTTGGCACCCCTAACAAGGCAAAGATGCTTGGGCTATGTCCCTCAGCCACCCATGATCTTATATTATTCACAAAGAACATCCAAAGGCGGGTTTCTTATTGCTGAAGCTGCTGGTGTCTCTGACATTTCCCAAAC GTCTCCGGAGATGCCAGGCATATGGACTAAAGAACAAGTAGAGGGCTGGAAACCTATTGTGGATGCGGTTCATGCAAAAGGAGGAATGTTTTTCTGTCAGCTAATTCATGTTGGAAGGGTTTTAGATACAG TGCCAAACGGGAAATCCCCTGTGTCTTCCTCAAACAAAAAACTAGCATATCAACAACGATCTCCGAAGAAGCTAACAACACAAGAGATTACGCTTGTTGTTGATGATTTCAGAGTTGCTGCAAGAAATGCAATTGAAGCTG GTTTTGATGGGGTTGAGATTCATGGGGCTCATGGCTATCTAATCGACCAATTTTTGAAAGATGAGATTAATGACAGAACAGACGAATACGGTGGTTCTCTAGAGAACCGTTGTAGATTTGCTCTTGAAGTAGTTGATGCTGTTGTGAAGGAGATTGGAGGAGATAAAGTTGGCATAAGATTATCCCCATTTGCAAACTACTCGGAATCAGGTGACTCAAATCCGGAAACTTTAGGTCTTTACATGGCTGAATCTTTGAATGAGTTCAAGATTCTTTACTGCCATATGGTGGAACCTAGGATGAAATCAGTGTAG